From Procambarus clarkii isolate CNS0578487 chromosome 49, FALCON_Pclarkii_2.0, whole genome shotgun sequence, a single genomic window includes:
- the LOC138349715 gene encoding zinc finger protein 729-like has protein sequence MDRPHECLECGKRFNRLGHLKNHMVVHTGDKPYECPECGKGFSRHANMLIHLRVHTGDKPHECPECGKRFRHLGSLKTHIMTHTGDRPYECPECGKTFIHLGNMKTHRMVHTGDKPFECPECGKIFSKLANMKSHRILHTGDKPHECPECGKRFSHLGSMKSHRIVHSCDKPHYCPECGKGFSHLGSLKSHKIIHSGDKPHVCLECGKRFTHLRFMKTHRLVHTGDQAHKCPECGKKFSYRGQMKAHMVVHTGDKPHECPECGKRFTQLGSMKTHRMVHTGCKPFECAECGRVFRERSGIISHLLVHSDDKPHECPECGKRFRHRNSMRRHILAHSGDKPGRCCGDISAPPPQRRREFDLLLLSVREETSNFQDKLGGPLTSYRLPVLVISISGFQINIYYYYYYLAGLLFPQESLHFTRQLLQSLVKDNLEANCTKMDKLHECPECEKRFNRLGHLKDHMVVHTGDKPHECPECGKAFGRRVNMMIHLRVHSGDKPHECPECGKRFRHVSSIKTHIMTHTGNKPHECTECGKTFVNIGNLKAHQMVHTSDKPHNCPECGKRFTHLRYMKTHRLVHLVDQLHRCPECGKGFSNIGSMKRHRMGHMDNKTHECPECGKRFSSSYMKTHRLVHTGDKAYECLECGKKFNYSGSLKAHKVVHTGDKPHKCPECGKKFTRHASMKNHRMVHTGYKPFECAECGRVFRERSGIISHLLVHSDDKPHKCPKCGERFRHRNSMRRHIIAHSDGLSTKMMM, from the exons ATGGACAGACCTCATGAATGTCTCgaatgtgggaaaagattcaatcgTCTTGGGCATTTAAAGAATCACATGGTGGTGCATACGGGTGATAAACCCTATGAATGTCCTGAGTGTGGAAAAGGGTTCAGTCGTCATGCAAATATGTTGATTCATCTACGGGTGCATACGGGTGATAAAccacatgaatgtccagagtgtgggaaaagattccgtCATCTTGGAAGTTTGAAGACTCATATTATGACACATACAGGCGATAGaccttatgagtgtccagagtgtgggaaaacatTTATtcatcttggaaatatgaagacccaTCGAATGGTGCACACGGGCGATAAACCTTTTGAATGTCCCGAGTGTGGGAAAATTTTTAGCAAACTTGCAAATATGAAGAGTCATAGGATTTTGCACactggtgataaacctcatgagtgtcctgagtgtgggaaaagattcagtcacctTGGCAGTATGAAAAGTCACAGAATTGTGCATTCATGTGATAAACCTCACTATTGTCCTGAATGTGGGAAAGGGTTCAGTCACCTTGGAAGTTTGAAAAGCCACAAGATAATACATtctggtgataaacctcatgtgtgtcttgagtgtgggaaaagattcactcATCTTAGATTCATGAAGACTCACAGGCTTGTGCATACTGGTGATCAAGCTCACAAATGTCCGGAGTGTGGTAAAAAATTTAGTTATCGTGGTCAAATgaaagctcacatggtggtgcatacaggtgataaacctcatgaatgtccagaatgTGGAAAAAGATTCACTCAGCTTGGATCTATGAAGACTCACAGAATGGTACATACAGGTTGTAAGCCTTTTGAGTGTGCAGAGTGtggaagagtattcagagaacgtAGTGGTATTATAAGTcacttgttagtgcattcagatgataagcCTCATGAATGTCCTGAATGTGGTAAAAGATTTCGCCACCGCAACAGTATGAGAAGGCACATATTAGCGCATTCAGGTGATAAGCCT GGGCGATGTTGTGGCGATATCTCCGCCCCGCCCCCACAGCGTAGAAGAGAGTTcgacctgctgctgctgtctgtg AGGGAGGAGACCTCGAACTTTCAGGACAAattggggggacctttgacaagctatcGGCTTCCTGTCCTAGTCATTAGTATTAGTGGCTTTCAG ataaacatttattattattattattatcttgctGGACTGTTGTTTCCCCAGGAATCACTCCACTTCACCAGACAACTCTTGCAGTCATTGGTTAAAGATAACCTTGAAGCAAACTGCACAAAGATGGATAAACTTCACGAGTGCCCTGAATGTGAGAAACGATTTAATCGCCTTGGGCATTTGAAGGATCACATGGTGGTGCATACGGGTGATAAGCCTCATGAGTGTCCGGAGTGTGGAAAAGCATTTGGTCGTCGTGTAAACATGATGATTCACCTGAGGGTTCATTCGGGTGATAAACCTCACGAAtgcccagagtgtgggaagaggttccgtCATGTTTCAAGTATAAAGACACACATCATGACACATACGGgtaataaacctcatgagtgtactGAGTGTGGGAAAACATTTGTTAATATTGGAAATCTAAAGGCTCATCAGATGGTGCACACAAGTGATAAGCCTCATAATTGTCCTgaatgtgggaaaagattcactcATCTTAgatatatgaagactcacaggcttGTGCATTTGGTTGATCAACTTCACAGGTGCCCAGAGTGTGGGAAAGGATTCAGTAACATTGGAAGTATGAAGCGCCACAGGATGGGGCACATGGATAATAAAACTCATGAATGCcccgagtgtgggaaaagatttagTAGTAGCTATATGAAGACCCACAGGCTTGTGCATACAGGGGATAAAGCTTATGAGTGCCTGGAGTGTGGTAAAAAATTCAATTATAGTGGATCCCTGAAAGCCCACAAGGTGGTGCatacaggtgataaacctcacaaatgtccagagtgtggaaaaaaATTCACTCGACATGCATCTATGAAGAATCATAGGATGGTGCATACAGGTTATAAACCTTTTGAGTGTGCCGAGTGTGGGAGAGTATTTAGAGAACGTAGTGGTATAATAAGTcacttgttagtgcattcagatgataaaccTCACAAATGCCCTAAATGTGGAGAAAGATTTCGTCATCGTAACAGTATGAGAAGGCACATAATAGCACATTCAG ATGGACTTTCTACAAAG